A stretch of the Acetomicrobium thermoterrenum DSM 13490 genome encodes the following:
- a CDS encoding Zn-dependent hydrolase has translation MLETNLERIKDHIETLNTFNSTPGKGCTRLSFSPEHKKAIDYLAERCKSLGLEVSIDPIGNFRAKLKGREPDLPPVMFGSHIDTVLYGGKFDGAAGVVAALEALTVIKEHKVQPKHSLEMIALVEEEGSSFGGGLVGSKALVGKYTLEDLKKLKNDEGLSFYEAAKRFGLNPDELERYVLRKGDLKALLELHIEQGKILYSKSIPIGVVEAIVGIKQLSLTLEGMANHAGTTPMNMRHDALVGASKIITFIEHCAKEDVFDTTVATVGKIWCFPNVTNVIPGKVTFTVDIRDIKKEGIERIEQLLGEKVRQVSQEHGLNYSIDLVGESDSVKLSDKVISAIQNAAEKLGIKYLRMHSGAGHDSALFTEVTDVGMIFVQSIEGISHAPEEDTKYDDLKRGCDVLVNALLDIAQ, from the coding sequence ATGCTTGAGACAAATCTTGAGAGAATCAAAGACCATATTGAAACGCTAAATACATTTAACTCAACACCCGGAAAAGGCTGTACAAGGTTGTCCTTTTCGCCCGAACACAAAAAGGCAATAGATTATTTGGCAGAGAGGTGCAAATCCCTTGGGCTGGAGGTTTCAATCGACCCCATAGGCAATTTCAGGGCTAAATTAAAGGGCAGGGAGCCCGACCTTCCTCCCGTGATGTTCGGTTCTCATATTGATACGGTTTTGTATGGCGGAAAATTCGATGGAGCGGCGGGAGTTGTGGCAGCCTTGGAAGCTTTGACGGTGATAAAAGAACATAAGGTGCAGCCCAAACATTCGCTCGAGATGATAGCCCTTGTTGAGGAGGAGGGCTCTTCCTTTGGCGGCGGCCTCGTGGGAAGCAAGGCTTTGGTCGGAAAATACACGCTTGAAGACTTAAAGAAGCTTAAAAACGACGAGGGCCTCTCTTTCTACGAAGCAGCCAAAAGGTTCGGCCTAAATCCAGATGAACTTGAAAGATACGTCTTGCGCAAGGGCGACCTGAAGGCATTGCTCGAACTTCACATCGAACAGGGCAAAATCCTTTATTCAAAATCTATTCCCATTGGCGTTGTGGAAGCCATTGTAGGCATAAAACAGCTTTCCCTAACCCTTGAGGGAATGGCTAACCACGCAGGGACAACGCCAATGAACATGAGGCATGACGCACTGGTGGGAGCCAGTAAGATAATTACATTTATTGAACATTGCGCCAAAGAAGATGTCTTTGATACGACCGTTGCCACCGTAGGCAAGATATGGTGCTTCCCCAACGTAACCAACGTAATACCAGGCAAGGTAACTTTCACCGTCGATATACGGGATATAAAAAAAGAAGGCATTGAAAGGATAGAACAGCTGCTCGGGGAAAAGGTCAGACAAGTATCACAAGAGCATGGATTAAATTACTCCATAGACCTGGTAGGAGAATCCGATTCGGTCAAACTTTCTGACAAGGTGATCTCAGCCATTCAAAATGCCGCTGAAAAGCTCGGCATTAAGTACCTGAGAATGCACAGTGGAGCTGGACACGACTCGGCACTCTTTACAGAAGTAACCGACGTGGGCATGATATTCGTTCAGAGCATAGAAGGCATAAGTCACGCACCTGAAGAGGACACCAAATACGACGATTTGAAGCGCGGATGCGATGTTTTGGTCAATGCCCTTTTGGATATAGCCCAATAA
- the selA gene encoding L-seryl-tRNA(Sec) selenium transferase: MHEDVSKILRTIPSMDKLLVLEWVEGFCTLLGRKTTKLIIEGVLENYRNEVLRGNVRDVNLKFLYDEIRKALDKASRHNLTPVVNATGVIVHTNLGRSCLADDVASDVRLISSRYSNLEYDLERGKRGHRYDHVEWILCQLTGAEAALVVNNNAAAVLLCLTALAGDGEAIISRGELIEIGESFRIPDIMSFSGAKMIEVGTTNRTHLYDYERAINENTRIVLKVHPSNYRIVGFHSEVGRRELTELAHSRGLLVMEDLGSGFLVDLSAYGLKGEPTIGQCIEEGVDIVTFSGDKLLGGPQIGGIVGKKDLISKLKKHPLLRALRVDKMTLAALESTLRIYLREDYAKIPTLAMIMTDLERLKAKAENLANLFRGIFSKDDGWEVEVIEVKDLVGGGAFPDDELRGFGVAITPPDTIGPSKFAALLRQLDTPVVANVDQERIIFHVRTMGDGEDALVSSEIEGRLKELLLWGMWGNPQ; the protein is encoded by the coding sequence ATGCATGAAGATGTGAGCAAGATTTTACGTACGATACCATCTATGGACAAGTTACTGGTCTTGGAGTGGGTTGAAGGATTTTGCACACTCTTAGGACGCAAAACAACTAAATTAATTATCGAAGGAGTGCTCGAAAATTACAGAAACGAGGTGCTCCGCGGAAATGTAAGAGACGTAAACCTCAAATTCTTGTACGATGAGATCCGAAAGGCTTTAGACAAAGCTTCACGACACAATTTGACGCCCGTAGTGAATGCTACGGGCGTCATAGTGCACACAAACCTTGGAAGGTCCTGCCTCGCCGATGACGTAGCATCCGACGTGCGACTTATATCAAGTCGCTACAGCAATCTGGAGTACGATCTTGAAAGGGGCAAAAGAGGACACAGATATGATCACGTAGAATGGATTTTGTGCCAACTCACAGGCGCCGAGGCAGCTTTAGTTGTGAACAACAACGCAGCTGCGGTTCTTTTATGCTTAACAGCTCTTGCCGGCGATGGGGAAGCGATAATATCCAGGGGAGAGCTGATTGAAATAGGAGAATCCTTTAGAATACCCGACATCATGTCCTTTTCCGGAGCCAAGATGATCGAAGTGGGCACCACAAACAGGACTCACCTTTACGACTACGAGAGGGCCATAAACGAAAACACCCGCATCGTATTAAAGGTCCACCCCTCCAATTACAGGATAGTTGGCTTCCATTCAGAGGTGGGAAGAAGGGAGCTGACTGAGTTGGCTCATTCCAGAGGACTGTTGGTCATGGAAGACTTAGGAAGCGGATTTTTGGTGGACCTTTCAGCCTATGGCCTGAAAGGCGAACCGACGATAGGTCAATGCATAGAAGAAGGCGTAGATATCGTGACCTTTTCGGGCGACAAATTGCTCGGCGGACCGCAGATCGGGGGCATTGTAGGAAAGAAAGATCTCATATCAAAGCTCAAAAAACATCCATTGCTTCGCGCTCTGAGGGTAGACAAGATGACCTTGGCCGCATTGGAATCCACCTTGAGGATATATCTAAGGGAGGATTATGCAAAGATCCCAACATTAGCCATGATAATGACGGACCTTGAGAGATTAAAGGCCAAAGCAGAGAATTTAGCTAATTTGTTTCGAGGCATCTTTTCAAAAGACGACGGTTGGGAGGTTGAGGTCATCGAAGTTAAGGACTTGGTAGGTGGAGGGGCCTTCCCTGACGACGAATTAAGGGGTTTCGGAGTGGCGATAACACCTCCTGATACTATCGGCCCTTCTAAGTTCGCGGCCCTTCTTAGACAACTGGATACTCCCGTGGTAGCAAACGTGGACCAGGAAAGGATCATCTTTCACGTTCGCACGATGGGAGATGGCGAGGATGCTCTTGTCTCTTCAGAGATCGAAGGACGCTTAAAAGAGCTTCTATTGTGGGGGATGTGGGGGAATCCGCAATGA